Proteins encoded in a region of the Bacillus sp. T3 genome:
- the spoIVA gene encoding stage IV sporulation protein A: MEKIDIFKDIAERTGGDIYLGVVGAVRTGKSTFIKKFMELVVLPNIRSEAERARTQDELPQSAAWKTIMTTEPKFVPNQASSVHVGEGLDVNIRLVDCVGYTVPGAKGYEDENGPRMITTPWYEEPIPFHEAAEIGTRKVIQEHSTIGVVITTDGTIGEIPRSNYIEAEERVIEELKEVGKPFIMIVNSAQPYHPNTEALRLELSEKYDIPVLAMSVESMRDTDVMNVLREALYEFPVLEVNVNLPSWVMVLKENHWLRESYQDAVKDTVKDIKRLRDVDRVVHQFSDFEFIDKAGLAGIEMGQGVAEIDLYAPDELYDEVLKEIVGVEIRGKDHLLALMQDFAHAKTEYDQVSEALKMVKQTGYGIAAPSLADMSLDEPEIIRQGSRFGVRLKAVAPSIHMIKVDVESEFAPIIGTEKQSEELVRYLMQDFEDDPLSIWNSDIFGRSLSSIVREGIQAKLSLMPENARYKLKETLERIINEGSGGLIAIIL, from the coding sequence TTGGAAAAGATAGATATTTTTAAAGATATCGCAGAACGGACTGGCGGTGACATTTATCTAGGGGTTGTTGGAGCCGTTCGCACTGGTAAATCTACTTTTATTAAAAAGTTTATGGAATTAGTAGTGTTACCAAACATTAGAAGCGAAGCAGAGCGTGCTCGTACACAAGACGAACTGCCCCAAAGTGCTGCCTGGAAAACGATCATGACAACAGAACCGAAATTTGTTCCGAATCAAGCCTCCTCCGTTCATGTTGGCGAAGGTTTAGATGTGAACATCCGGTTGGTTGACTGTGTTGGTTATACTGTGCCTGGTGCAAAAGGCTACGAGGATGAAAATGGTCCTAGAATGATTACAACACCTTGGTATGAAGAACCGATCCCATTCCATGAGGCCGCTGAAATTGGTACAAGAAAAGTAATTCAAGAGCATTCCACCATCGGGGTGGTCATAACAACAGATGGAACCATTGGTGAAATACCACGCTCAAACTATATTGAAGCTGAAGAACGAGTTATTGAGGAGTTAAAGGAAGTAGGAAAGCCATTTATTATGATTGTCAACAGTGCCCAACCGTATCATCCCAATACAGAGGCTTTACGACTTGAATTGTCCGAGAAATATGATATCCCTGTATTAGCGATGAGCGTTGAGAGTATGCGGGACACGGATGTTATGAACGTACTTCGTGAGGCATTATATGAATTCCCTGTTTTAGAGGTGAATGTTAATTTACCAAGTTGGGTAATGGTACTCAAGGAAAATCATTGGTTGCGTGAGAGCTACCAGGACGCTGTGAAAGACACGGTAAAAGATATCAAAAGATTAAGAGATGTAGACAGGGTCGTTCATCAATTCAGTGATTTCGAATTTATTGATAAAGCAGGTTTAGCAGGAATCGAAATGGGTCAGGGTGTTGCAGAAATAGATTTATATGCCCCTGATGAATTATACGATGAAGTACTTAAAGAAATTGTTGGAGTCGAGATTCGTGGTAAGGATCATCTGCTTGCGTTAATGCAGGACTTTGCCCATGCGAAAACAGAGTATGATCAGGTATCAGAGGCGTTAAAAATGGTGAAGCAAACGGGGTACGGTATTGCAGCCCCTTCGCTTGCTGATATGAGTCTTGATGAGCCAGAAATCATCCGTCAGGGATCTCGGTTCGGAGTACGCTTAAAAGCAGTTGCTCCTTCCATTCATATGATTAAAGTGGATGTCGAATCAGAATTTGCTCCAATAATTGGTACCGAAAAACAAAGCGAAGAATTAGTTCGCTATTTAATGCAGGATTTTGAAGATGATCCATTATCGATTTGGAACTCAGATATTTTTGGGCGAAGCCTAAGCTCAATTGTGCGTGAAGGTATACAGGCAAAGCTATCGCTTATGCCAGAAAATGCACGATATAAATTAAAGGAAACACTCGAGCGAATCATTAACGAAGGATCAGGTGGGTTAATCGCGATTATTTTATAA
- a CDS encoding HU family DNA-binding protein gives MNKTELISAVAEASELSKKDATKAVDAVFDTILEALKNGDKVQLIGFGNFEVRERAARKGRNPQTGDEIEIAASKVPAFKPGKALKDAVK, from the coding sequence ATGAACAAAACAGAACTAATTAGCGCAGTTGCTGAAGCAAGTGAACTTTCTAAAAAGGACGCTACTAAAGCAGTTGATGCTGTTTTTGATACGATTCTAGAAGCGTTAAAAAATGGAGATAAAGTACAATTAATCGGTTTCGGAAACTTTGAAGTTCGTGAACGTGCTGCTCGTAAAGGACGTAATCCACAAACTGGGGATGAAATCGAAATCGCTGCAAGCAAAGTTCCTGCTTTCAAACCAGGTAAAGCGCTTAAAGATGCAGTTAAATAA
- the mtrB gene encoding trp RNA-binding attenuation protein MtrB, with the protein MLNGEYIVIKANDDGVNVIGLTRGTDTRFHHSEKLDRGEVLIAQFTEHTSAIKIRGNAKILTCYGEIESETKK; encoded by the coding sequence GTGCTTAATGGAGAGTATATCGTCATTAAAGCAAATGATGATGGTGTGAATGTAATTGGATTAACAAGAGGAACCGATACACGGTTTCATCACTCGGAAAAGCTAGATCGTGGAGAAGTATTGATTGCTCAATTTACAGAACATACTTCTGCCATAAAAATTAGAGGCAACGCGAAAATACTGACTTGCTACGGAGAGATAGAAAGCGAAACGAAAAAATAG
- a CDS encoding heptaprenyl diphosphate synthase component 1, translating to MIILHDIQTKLAEMKELIEQRAFHPYLLKNIKTPMIDEDKILLLITVLDQLNLSDIEKTTYITATMLIQLALDTHDFVRANSIDEDFKSQQLTVLAGDYYSGLYYKYLASVKNISLIRELSEAIKEINEQKILLHDRNQVHNIDQILNCLERIEGALFDKISNYFNVSIWNDFTLKFLLAKRLLREREQIITTGTSIGYDAIKKLNLKDTNDNSLFSQEKNILRVFDQAIQRTINQMNSGAENHPLIQELFDHRIQVIVDEHQNIVKTYVEEG from the coding sequence GTGATTATTTTGCATGATATTCAAACAAAATTAGCTGAGATGAAGGAGCTTATTGAACAAAGAGCTTTTCATCCTTATTTATTGAAAAATATTAAGACGCCGATGATTGATGAGGATAAAATTTTATTGCTCATCACAGTCCTTGATCAGCTAAATTTATCGGATATTGAAAAAACCACATATATTACTGCAACCATGTTAATTCAATTGGCCCTTGATACCCACGACTTTGTCCGTGCAAATTCAATTGATGAAGATTTTAAAAGTCAGCAGTTAACGGTGTTGGCTGGGGACTATTATAGTGGACTTTATTATAAATACCTTGCAAGTGTAAAAAATATCTCGTTAATACGAGAGCTGTCTGAAGCGATAAAGGAAATAAACGAGCAAAAAATTCTCCTCCATGATCGAAATCAAGTCCACAATATCGATCAAATCCTTAATTGTTTAGAGAGAATCGAAGGAGCACTCTTTGATAAAATCTCTAACTATTTTAATGTGTCAATCTGGAATGATTTTACCTTAAAATTTTTATTAGCCAAAAGGCTTCTTCGTGAAAGAGAACAAATCATCACTACTGGAACCTCAATTGGTTATGATGCGATTAAGAAATTAAACCTTAAGGATACCAATGACAACTCATTATTTAGCCAGGAGAAAAATATTTTACGTGTTTTCGATCAAGCGATTCAGCGCACGATTAACCAAATGAACTCAGGTGCGGAAAACCATCCTCTTATACAAGAATTGTTTGACCATCGAATTCAAGTGATCGTGGATGAGCATCAAAACATTGTAAAAACTTATGTGGAAGAAGGGTAA
- a CDS encoding demethylmenaquinone methyltransferase, producing MQQSKEERVHKVFEKIYGNYDKMNSVISFQQHKRWRKDTMGRMNVQKGSTALDVCCGTADWTIAMADAVGPNGKVVGLDFSKNMLKIGEEKVKTLQMKNVNLIHGNAMELPFEDNHFDYVTIGFGLRNVPDYMQVLKEMKRVLKPGGLAVCLETSQPTMLGFRQLYFLYFRFIMPLFGRLFAKSYKEYSWLQESARDFPGMVELKKMFEDAGFKNVRFKPYSGGVAAVHIGEK from the coding sequence ATGCAACAATCAAAAGAAGAGCGTGTCCATAAGGTATTTGAGAAGATATATGGCAACTACGATAAAATGAATTCTGTTATTAGCTTTCAGCAGCATAAAAGATGGCGTAAGGATACGATGGGACGAATGAATGTCCAAAAAGGGAGCACAGCACTGGATGTATGCTGTGGAACAGCTGATTGGACTATTGCTATGGCTGATGCTGTTGGTCCAAACGGTAAAGTGGTTGGTTTAGATTTTAGTAAAAACATGTTAAAAATAGGCGAAGAAAAAGTGAAAACTTTACAAATGAAAAATGTTAACCTCATTCATGGGAATGCGATGGAGCTTCCTTTTGAGGATAATCATTTTGATTATGTGACAATTGGTTTTGGGTTACGAAATGTCCCAGATTATATGCAAGTGTTAAAAGAAATGAAGCGGGTGTTAAAGCCAGGAGGTTTAGCTGTTTGTCTTGAAACTTCACAACCAACGATGCTCGGTTTTAGACAGCTTTACTTTTTATATTTCCGGTTCATTATGCCTTTATTTGGAAGACTGTTTGCAAAAAGCTACAAAGAATATTCTTGGTTACAGGAATCAGCTAGAGATTTTCCAGGTATGGTTGAATTGAAAAAAATGTTTGAAGATGCTGGTTTTAAAAACGTCCGCTTTAAGCCATATAGCGGTGGTGTAGCAGCTGTACATATCGGAGAAAAATAA
- the hepT gene encoding heptaprenyl diphosphate synthase component II, with amino-acid sequence MKLKLMYSFLSSDLNVIEKELEETINAQAPLLRQASLHLLKAGGKRIRPVFVLLAGRFGDYDINVIKNVAVTLELIHTASLVHDDVIDDAELRRGKQTIKAKWDNRIAMYTGDYIFARALELMTEISNPDAHKILSNTMVELCLGEIEQIKDKYRYDQNLRDYLRRIKRKTALLIAASCQLGAASTNVNEEIHKKLFQFGYFVGMSFQIIDDVLDFTSTEKELGKPAGGDLLQGNITLPVLFAMENWDIKQEIIKVHEHTERSEMDKIIELVKDSGAIERSLSVSDRYLDKALAILEELPKIKANKVLREIALNIGKRKF; translated from the coding sequence ATGAAATTAAAATTAATGTATTCATTTTTGAGTTCGGATTTGAATGTTATTGAAAAAGAGCTTGAGGAGACCATTAATGCACAAGCTCCTTTATTGCGCCAAGCATCCTTGCATTTATTAAAAGCAGGAGGGAAAAGAATTCGCCCTGTTTTTGTTTTACTTGCTGGGAGATTTGGTGACTATGACATTAACGTAATCAAAAATGTTGCGGTAACCTTAGAACTAATCCATACAGCTAGTTTAGTCCATGATGATGTGATTGATGATGCTGAACTAAGACGTGGGAAGCAAACGATTAAAGCAAAATGGGACAATCGGATTGCTATGTACACTGGTGATTATATTTTTGCTCGTGCCTTGGAGCTTATGACTGAAATTAGTAATCCTGATGCTCATAAGATTCTTTCAAACACAATGGTGGAGCTTTGTCTTGGCGAAATTGAACAGATTAAAGATAAGTACCGTTATGATCAGAATCTTAGAGATTATTTGCGCAGGATTAAGCGGAAGACCGCATTACTAATTGCTGCAAGTTGTCAACTAGGTGCTGCATCCACAAATGTAAACGAAGAAATTCATAAGAAGCTTTTTCAATTTGGATATTTTGTAGGGATGTCCTTTCAAATCATAGACGATGTACTAGATTTCACATCTACTGAGAAAGAGCTGGGAAAACCTGCAGGTGGTGACTTGTTGCAGGGGAATATTACTTTGCCTGTTCTATTTGCAATGGAGAATTGGGATATTAAGCAAGAAATCATTAAGGTCCATGAACACACCGAGAGAAGTGAAATGGATAAAATCATTGAATTGGTCAAAGATTCGGGTGCAATTGAACGCTCGCTTTCTGTAAGCGATCGTTATTTGGATAAAGCACTTGCCATATTAGAGGAGCTTCCGAAGATAAAAGCTAATAAAGTGTTACGCGAAATTGCTTTAAATATCGGGAAGAGAAAATTCTAA
- the ndk gene encoding nucleoside-diphosphate kinase: MEKTFLMVKPDGVQRNLIGEIVSRFEKKGFQLAGAKLMSIPVELAEQHYGEHKERPFFGELVDFITSGPVFAMVWQGENVIATARQMMGSTNPKDAAPGTIRGDFGVTVGKNIIHGSDSPESAVREIGLFFKETELVEYSKLVNDWIY; the protein is encoded by the coding sequence ATGGAAAAAACTTTTTTGATGGTAAAACCAGATGGCGTACAACGTAATTTAATTGGTGAAATTGTATCCCGTTTTGAGAAAAAAGGCTTCCAATTAGCTGGTGCGAAACTAATGAGCATTCCAGTTGAGCTTGCTGAACAACATTATGGTGAACATAAAGAGCGTCCTTTCTTTGGAGAGTTAGTCGACTTCATTACTTCAGGACCAGTGTTCGCAATGGTTTGGCAAGGGGAAAATGTAATTGCTACTGCAAGACAAATGATGGGATCAACGAATCCAAAAGATGCTGCACCAGGGACTATCCGTGGCGATTTTGGTGTAACAGTTGGTAAAAACATTATTCATGGCTCTGATTCACCTGAGAGTGCAGTTCGTGAAATCGGCTTGTTCTTTAAAGAAACAGAATTAGTAGAGTACAGTAAACTAGTGAATGACTGGATTTATTAA
- the aroB gene encoding 3-dehydroquinate synthase: MESVMIQTKSKQYPVYIGSGVISSLPSFIEERFSNLSSVLIISDQTVGSLYLSSLESKLIGFETTSFLIPSGESAKSFDIYYECLTYALEQKLDRKSLIISFGGGVVGDLSGFVAASFMRGIPFIQVPTTILAHDSAVGGKVAINHPLGKNMIGAFHQPEAVFYDLDFLTSLPIREKKSGFAEVIKHALIQDPNFYDWLRKNVTDLNEISGEILEHSLLRGIEIKGEIVSQDENEHGVRAFLNFGHTLGHAIEAECGYGEISHGEAVVIGMVFALNISKQVTGLEFNTDELVGYLKKLDYQVTIPTGLVPGKIT, encoded by the coding sequence ATGGAGTCAGTAATGATCCAAACCAAATCAAAACAATATCCTGTTTATATTGGTTCAGGTGTCATATCAAGTCTTCCATCATTTATAGAAGAAAGATTTTCGAATCTTTCTTCTGTATTAATTATATCGGACCAAACCGTTGGAAGTTTATATTTATCGTCTCTTGAATCAAAACTAATTGGTTTTGAAACAACCTCCTTTTTAATTCCAAGTGGGGAAAGTGCAAAATCATTTGATATATACTACGAATGTTTAACCTATGCTTTAGAACAAAAATTAGATCGGAAATCATTAATTATCTCCTTCGGTGGAGGGGTGGTTGGTGATTTGTCAGGTTTTGTTGCAGCAAGCTTCATGCGCGGGATTCCATTTATTCAAGTACCAACAACGATTCTTGCACATGATAGTGCAGTGGGTGGTAAAGTTGCAATCAATCATCCGCTTGGGAAAAATATGATTGGTGCATTTCATCAGCCCGAAGCGGTGTTTTATGATTTGGATTTTCTTACGAGTTTACCAATTCGTGAAAAAAAATCAGGATTTGCTGAAGTAATAAAGCATGCGCTGATCCAAGATCCAAACTTTTATGATTGGCTAAGAAAGAATGTAACGGATTTAAACGAAATTAGCGGTGAAATTCTTGAACATTCTTTGCTCCGTGGAATTGAAATAAAGGGTGAAATCGTATCTCAGGATGAAAATGAACATGGGGTTAGGGCCTTCTTAAACTTTGGTCATACATTAGGTCATGCGATTGAAGCAGAATGTGGTTATGGAGAAATTAGCCATGGTGAAGCGGTTGTCATTGGTATGGTTTTTGCGTTAAACATAAGCAAGCAAGTAACTGGACTTGAATTTAATACGGATGAACTTGTTGGCTATCTGAAAAAGTTAGACTATCAGGTCACCATTCCAACCGGCTTAGTACCTGGAAAGATTACTTGA
- the aroH gene encoding chorismate mutase gives MIRGVRGAITVKEDKEPEIVSATEMLVKQMIQENNLSADQVASIFISVTEDIKATFPAKAVRLIEGWTYVPVMCMNEIPVPGSLQKCIRVMMHVNTDTVQEEIAHVYLKGAEVLRPDLNTSKQN, from the coding sequence ATGATCCGAGGGGTGAGAGGAGCCATCACTGTTAAAGAAGACAAAGAACCTGAGATTGTCTCGGCCACAGAGATGTTGGTTAAGCAAATGATTCAAGAAAACAATCTATCTGCTGATCAAGTCGCTTCTATTTTTATTTCTGTAACAGAGGATATCAAAGCAACATTTCCGGCCAAGGCTGTCAGGCTGATTGAAGGCTGGACGTATGTACCTGTTATGTGTATGAATGAAATACCGGTGCCAGGTTCTTTACAAAAGTGTATCCGTGTGATGATGCATGTCAATACAGATACTGTACAGGAAGAGATTGCTCATGTTTACTTAAAAGGTGCTGAAGTCTTACGTCCTGATTTAAATACATCTAAACAAAATTAA
- the hisC gene encoding histidinol-phosphate transaminase has translation MQWKEQILTLAPYQPGKSIDSVKKEFGLDKIVKLASNENPYGCSDRVVEALQQAIQALEIYPDGYATNLRTAVAKHLQVGEDQLIFGNGSDNLIQIISRSLLTPEFNTVMATPSFSQYKHNAVIEGAEVREIPLINGEHDLYGMLKAIDTQTKIVWVCTPNNPTGVYITEDRLVKFLEQVPENVLVVIDEAYFEYVTADDFVDSIKLVEKYSNLVILRTFSKIYGLASLRVGYGVANPAVIRALEPVREPFNVNTLAQIAATTAINDQEFVDECRQKNQAGLAQFYQFCKEQNLDYFPSQGNFILIDFNLDGNEVFQSLMKRGYIVRSGVPLGFPTAVRVTVGSKEQNEGVIAEMKQLLEAKRPQVK, from the coding sequence ATGCAATGGAAAGAACAAATATTAACCTTAGCTCCATATCAACCTGGAAAATCTATCGACTCAGTAAAAAAAGAATTTGGATTGGATAAGATCGTAAAGCTGGCATCTAATGAAAACCCTTATGGTTGTTCTGATAGAGTAGTGGAGGCACTTCAACAAGCGATACAAGCTTTAGAAATTTATCCTGATGGGTATGCAACCAACCTTAGAACTGCTGTAGCAAAGCATTTACAAGTGGGAGAAGACCAACTGATTTTTGGAAATGGTTCTGATAATCTTATTCAGATTATTTCACGTTCACTACTGACACCAGAATTCAACACTGTTATGGCGACCCCATCATTTTCACAATACAAGCACAATGCAGTTATTGAAGGAGCAGAAGTCCGTGAAATTCCATTAATCAATGGTGAGCATGATTTATATGGGATGTTAAAAGCGATTGATACACAAACGAAAATCGTATGGGTATGTACACCAAACAATCCGACTGGGGTTTACATCACTGAAGACCGTCTAGTGAAATTCCTTGAACAGGTCCCTGAGAATGTTTTAGTTGTCATTGATGAAGCCTATTTTGAATATGTGACGGCAGATGATTTTGTTGATTCAATTAAATTGGTAGAAAAGTATAGCAACCTTGTAATCCTTAGAACGTTCTCTAAAATCTACGGATTGGCTAGTCTTCGCGTTGGTTATGGTGTAGCGAATCCAGCCGTAATAAGAGCATTAGAACCGGTTAGAGAACCTTTTAATGTAAATACACTTGCTCAAATTGCTGCAACAACTGCCATAAATGATCAAGAATTTGTTGATGAATGTAGACAAAAGAATCAGGCGGGATTAGCACAGTTTTATCAATTCTGTAAAGAACAAAATTTAGACTATTTTCCATCACAGGGGAATTTTATCTTAATTGATTTTAACCTTGACGGAAATGAAGTGTTTCAATCCCTGATGAAGCGGGGCTATATTGTTCGTTCAGGAGTCCCTTTAGGGTTTCCAACGGCAGTAAGGGTAACGGTTGGTTCGAAAGAGCAAAACGAAGGTGTTATTGCAGAAATGAAGCAGCTACTTGAAGCAAAGCGACCTCAAGTTAAATAG
- a CDS encoding prephenate dehydrogenase: MRGRVFVIGLGLIGGSLALSIKRTHKESHLIGFDINEKQRKLATMLGVVDETVEEIIDGAIDADLIIIATPVNQAEKLIQQLSNMDLKQGVIITDAGSTKARIVQTATCLTEKGITFIGGHPMAGSHKSGVSAAKSILFENAFYLLTPSSSVNQEQIDILIKWFEGTKARFLIVSPEEHDFMTGVISHFPHVIAASLVHQAERSSHEQHLVTRLAAGGFRDITRIASSSPEMWRDILLQNKPVLLNIFREWIAEMDRVTGMLENENGEAIYQYFLSAKQYRDEMPIKEKGAIPAFYDLFVDVPDYPGVISEITGYLAKENISITNIRIRETREEVYGILVISFQTEEDRLRADQCIKKYTNFETSVGP; encoded by the coding sequence TTGCGAGGCCGTGTATTTGTGATAGGGCTGGGGTTGATCGGTGGATCCCTGGCTCTTTCTATTAAACGTACTCATAAGGAATCTCATTTGATCGGTTTTGATATTAATGAAAAGCAAAGAAAATTAGCGACCATGCTTGGTGTTGTGGATGAAACAGTTGAAGAAATCATCGATGGGGCAATTGATGCTGATTTAATTATTATTGCAACACCAGTAAATCAAGCTGAAAAGTTGATTCAGCAGCTTTCAAATATGGATTTAAAACAAGGTGTCATTATTACAGATGCGGGTAGCACGAAAGCTAGGATCGTTCAGACTGCAACTTGTTTAACTGAAAAGGGAATTACGTTCATTGGTGGGCATCCAATGGCAGGTTCTCATAAAAGTGGTGTGTCGGCAGCAAAATCAATCTTGTTTGAGAATGCTTTTTATTTATTAACTCCTAGTTCTAGTGTAAATCAAGAGCAAATTGATATATTAATAAAATGGTTTGAAGGCACAAAAGCAAGGTTTTTAATTGTGTCACCTGAAGAACATGATTTTATGACAGGGGTAATCAGTCATTTCCCTCATGTTATTGCTGCCTCACTGGTTCATCAAGCGGAACGTTCAAGCCATGAACAGCATCTAGTTACACGGCTGGCTGCAGGTGGGTTTCGTGATATTACGCGGATTGCTTCTAGTAGTCCTGAGATGTGGAGAGATATTTTACTCCAGAATAAGCCAGTCCTGCTTAATATTTTTAGGGAATGGATTGCTGAGATGGATCGAGTTACGGGCATGCTTGAAAATGAAAATGGCGAGGCAATCTATCAGTATTTTTTATCAGCAAAACAATATCGGGATGAGATGCCTATCAAAGAAAAAGGTGCAATTCCAGCTTTTTATGATCTATTTGTGGATGTCCCTGACTATCCAGGGGTTATTTCAGAAATAACAGGTTATTTAGCAAAGGAAAATATAAGCATAACCAATATACGGATTCGTGAAACAAGGGAAGAAGTATATGGAATCCTCGTGATTAGCTTTCAAACAGAAGAAGACCGCCTAAGAGCTGATCAATGTATAAAAAAATATACTAACTTCGAAACCTCTGTCGGTCCATAA
- the aroA gene encoding 3-phosphoshikimate 1-carboxyvinyltransferase, whose amino-acid sequence MGQVQLHTNATSLSGEINIPGDKSISHRAVMFGAIANGTTTVTNFLLGDDCLSTISCFRKLGVVIEQDVNTVTIYGKGLEGLTESSDILDVGNSGTTIRLLMGILAGRPFHNVLVGDHSIGRRPMTRVVKPLSLMGAKIDGKKQGEFTPISIRGGELTAMEYTLPVASAQVKSSILFAGLQADGTTTIHEPAKTRDHTERMIRQFGGKVESEGLTVTINGGQSLTASHVNVPGDISSAAFFLVAGAIVPNSKILLKNVGLNPTRTGIIDVMKAMGADITIVPNDSEQFEPTGDIIIKTSELVGTTIEGDMIPRLIDEIPILALLATQANGKTVIKDAHELKVKETNRIDTVVNELSKLGASIEATEDGMVICGKSTLNSGEVSSHGDHRIGMMLAVAALITKGEVILEDAEAISVSYPQFFQDLNNLLR is encoded by the coding sequence ATGGGACAAGTACAACTACATACAAATGCAACGAGTTTATCAGGTGAAATAAATATACCTGGTGATAAATCAATATCCCACCGTGCGGTGATGTTTGGAGCCATTGCAAATGGTACAACAACTGTGACAAACTTTTTGCTTGGTGATGATTGCTTAAGTACAATTTCTTGTTTTCGTAAATTAGGAGTTGTGATTGAGCAAGATGTAAATACCGTAACTATTTATGGAAAAGGACTTGAAGGGCTTACAGAGTCTTCCGATATATTGGATGTTGGAAATTCTGGTACAACGATTCGCTTATTGATGGGGATTCTTGCAGGAAGACCATTTCACAATGTCTTAGTCGGCGATCATTCGATTGGTAGAAGGCCTATGACGAGGGTGGTTAAACCTCTTTCATTAATGGGTGCCAAAATTGATGGGAAAAAACAAGGAGAATTCACACCGATTTCAATTAGAGGTGGAGAATTAACAGCGATGGAATACACTTTGCCAGTCGCAAGTGCTCAAGTAAAATCATCGATCCTGTTTGCTGGATTGCAAGCAGATGGTACAACAACGATTCATGAGCCAGCAAAGACACGAGATCATACGGAACGGATGATTCGTCAATTTGGTGGAAAAGTGGAAAGTGAAGGTCTAACTGTAACAATAAATGGTGGCCAATCCTTGACTGCTAGTCATGTTAATGTCCCTGGTGATATTTCCTCAGCAGCTTTCTTTTTGGTGGCGGGTGCAATTGTTCCAAATAGTAAAATTCTGTTGAAAAATGTTGGTTTAAATCCGACCCGAACAGGGATTATTGATGTGATGAAAGCTATGGGTGCTGACATTACCATTGTGCCAAATGATTCAGAACAATTTGAACCAACAGGTGATATCATTATTAAAACTTCAGAATTGGTTGGGACAACAATCGAAGGAGACATGATTCCTAGGTTAATTGATGAAATTCCAATTCTTGCATTACTCGCAACTCAGGCCAATGGAAAAACAGTGATTAAAGACGCCCATGAGTTAAAGGTTAAAGAAACAAATCGAATTGACACAGTGGTAAATGAGCTTTCAAAGCTTGGGGCATCGATTGAAGCAACAGAGGATGGTATGGTGATTTGCGGAAAATCAACCTTAAACTCTGGAGAAGTAAGCAGTCATGGTGATCACCGCATTGGGATGATGCTAGCTGTTGCAGCATTAATAACGAAGGGTGAAGTCATCTTAGAAGATGCAGAAGCCATCTCAGTTTCATACCCACAATTTTTCCAAGACTTAAACAATTTATTACGTTAA